Proteins from a genomic interval of Trifolium pratense cultivar HEN17-A07 linkage group LG6, ARS_RC_1.1, whole genome shotgun sequence:
- the LOC123888496 gene encoding EEF1A lysine methyltransferase 2, whose product MAGIRLQPEDSDVSQQARAVALSAVDLVSDDDRSIAADSWSIKSEYGSTLDDDQRHADAAEALSNANLRAPSDYSSDKDEPDAEAVSSMLGFQSYWDAAYTDELTNFREHGHAGEVWFGDDVMEVVASWTKALCIDISQGHIPNHVDDVKAEAGEVDDKILSSWNVLDIGTGNGLLLQELAKQGFSDLTGTDYSDRAINLAQSLASRDGFPNIKFLVDDVLETKLEQVFQLVMDKGTLDAIGLHPDGPVKRMMYWDSVSRLVASGGILVITSCNSTKDELVQEVESFNQRKSATAPELEVAKDDQSCRDPLFRYVSHVRTYPTFMFGGSIGSRVATVAFLRK is encoded by the exons ATGGCCGGAATCCGTTTACAGCCAGAAGACTCCGACGTCTCGCAACAAGCGCGAGCTGTTGCTCTCTCTGCCGTCGATCTCGTCTCCGACGACGACCGTTCCATCGCCGCCGACTCATGGTCCATCAAGAGCGAGTACGGTAGCACTCTCGACGATGACCAGCGCCATGCCGATGCTGCCGAAGCTCTCTCTAACGCTAACTTGCGTGCTCCTTCCGATTACAG TTCTGACAAGGATGAACCTGATGCTGAAGCAGTTTCATCAATGCTGGGATTTCAGAGTTACTGGGATGCTGCATATACAGATGAGCTTACCAATTTTCGTGAACATGGTCATGCTGGTGAAGTTtg GTTCGGAGATGATGTGATGGAAGTAGTTGCATCTTGGACAAAGGCATTGTGCATTGACATTTCTCAAGGTCACATACCAAATCATGTTGATGATGTTAAGGCTGAAGCTGGTGAAGTAGATGACAAAATTTTGTCTAGTTGGAATGTACTTGACATTGGGACTGGAAATGGTTTGCTTCTCCAAGAATTAGCTAAACAGGG GTTCTCTGATTTAACTGGTACTGATTATAGTGATCGGGCCATCAACCTTGCCCAAAGCCTTGCTAGCCGTGATGGGTTTCCCAACATCAAATTTTTG gTTGATGATGTCCTTGAAACAAAGTTGGAACAAGTGTTTCAACTTGTCATGGATAAAGGGACACTTGATGCTATTGGATTGCATCCTGATGGTCCTGTCAAGAG AATGATGTATTGGGATTCTGTTTCAAGGCTGGTTGCTTCTGGTGGAATACTT GTGATCACATCATGTAACAGTACAAAAGATGAGTTAGTACAAGAAGTGGAAAGTTTCAACCAAAGAAAAAGTGCTACTGCTCCGGAACTTGAGGTAGCCAAGGATGATCAATCATGCAGAGATCCCCTATTTCGTTATGTTAGTCATGTCCGCACATATCCGACATTCATGTTTGGAGGATCCATAGGCTCCCGTGTTGCCACTGTGGCATTTCTTCGGAAATGA
- the LOC123888497 gene encoding uncharacterized protein LOC123888497 yields MAASMSSFLPMKPRGAYLKRFNTRQRMQVIKVQNYQDEGRFTNMVDANLNVLKERIEMVKVKERFERCCKCQQGWNYVPLSINNDYQKNKRNRELKSFIELIGLVCGTIGATSFAGTLFICLVSLLVHWQV; encoded by the exons ATGGCTGCTTCTATGTCTTCTTTCTTACCTATGAAACCAAGAGGAGCATATCTCAAGAGATTCAACACAAGACAAAGGATGCAAGTAATTAAAGTACAAAACTATCAAGATGAAG GGAGATTCACCAATATGGTAGATGCAAATTTGAATGTTCTAAAGGAGAGGATAGAGATGGTGAAGGTGAAGGAAAGATTTGAAAGGTGTTGCAAATGTCAACAAGGTTGGAATTATGTACCACTTTCTATTAATAAtgattatcaaaaaaacaaaagaaatagagaattGAAAAGCTTCATTGAGTTGATTGGTTTAGTTTGTGGAACTATTGGTGCTACCTCTTTTGCCGGAACACTTTTCATTTGCCTTGTTTCATTGCTTGTTCATTGGCaagtatga